Below is a genomic region from Hylemonella gracilis.
TCCTTGCCGTCCAGCTTGCCGTTGAGCATGGGGCCGCCCGTGACGACGATGGCGGGCACGTCACAGCTGGCCGCGCCCATCAGCAGGGCGGGTGTGGTCTTGTCGCAGCCCACCAGCAGCACCACGGCATCGATGGGGTTGCCGCGGATGGCCTCTTCCACGTCCATGCTGGCCAGGTTGCGCGTGAGCATGGCCGTGGGGCGCAGATTGGATTCGCCGTTGGAGAACACCGGGAACTCCACCGGGAAGCCACCGGCCTCGTAGATGCCACGCTTGACGTGCTCGGCGATCTTGCGGAAATGCGCGTTGCAGGGTGTGAGCTCCGACCAGGTGTTGCAGATACCGATGATGGGGCGGCCGTCGAACTCATGGTCCGGGATGCCTTGGTTCTTCATCCAGCTGCGGTACATGAAGCCGTTCTTGTCGGCGGTTCCGAACCATTCCGTGGAACGGAGTTTCTTTTTCGTGGGGGTGGTCATGATGGAAAGAAAAGAAGAAGGAAATCAGATGGATTGGGCCGGCCTGCGCACCAGCACGCGCTGCAGCAGGCAGAAGATGAGCAACAGCACGCCGACGACGATGCGCGTCCACCAGGAGCTGAGCGTTCCATCGAAGGAAATCAGCGTCTGAATCACGCCCAGGGTCAGCACGCCGAACAGGGTGCCGGCCACGTAGCCCACGCCGCCGGTCAGCAGGGTGCCGCCGATGACGACGGCCGCGATCGCGTCCAGTTCCATGCCGGTGGCGTGCAGGCCGTAGCCGGAGAGCATGTAGAAAGTGAAGACCACCCCACCCAGCGCCGAGCAGAAACCCGACAGCAGGTAGGCCCCCACCAAGGTGCGGCCCACCGGCAGACCCATCAGCAGGGCCGACGATTCGCTGCCACCGATGGCATACACCGCGCGGCCGAAGGGCGTGCAGTGGGCGACGAAGATGGCGGCCAGCAACAAGGCGATGGCGATCAGCGACCCCAGAGAGAGCGAGGCGTTTTCACTCAGGTGCAGGCGCCACTGGGCCAGTTCGGAATAGCCTTCGTGGCTGATGGTGATCGAGTCGATGCTGATCAGGTAGCACAGGCCCCGGGCCAGGAACATGCCGGCCAGCGTGACCACGAAGGGCTGCAGCCGGAAGCGATGGATGAGGAAACCCATGAAGGCGCCGAAGATCGCGCCCATGACGAGCACCAGCGGGATGGCCGCCAGCGGGCTCCAGCCATGCTGTTCGACCAGGGTCGCCAGCACCATGGTGCTCAGGGCCACCACCGAACCC
It encodes:
- the yjfF gene encoding galactofuranose ABC transporter, permease protein YjfF, whose translation is MNAKYFPLAATITLFVLMATLGSLLYPGFFSAQVFLNLLIDNAFLIIVAIGMTFVILSGGIDLSVGSVVALSTMVLATLVEQHGWSPLAAIPLVLVMGAIFGAFMGFLIHRFRLQPFVVTLAGMFLARGLCYLISIDSITISHEGYSELAQWRLHLSENASLSLGSLIAIALLLAAIFVAHCTPFGRAVYAIGGSESSALLMGLPVGRTLVGAYLLSGFCSALGGVVFTFYMLSGYGLHATGMELDAIAAVVIGGTLLTGGVGYVAGTLFGVLTLGVIQTLISFDGTLSSWWTRIVVGVLLLIFCLLQRVLVRRPAQSI